The sequence below is a genomic window from Selenomonas ruminantium subsp. lactilytica TAM6421.
TATACCTGATGGGGCCTTTGTGGCGCTGAATGCCGGCTGGTCAAAGAACTGGCCTGACATGGATAAATTGTCAGGGATCGATGAGGATGGCAATGAAAATGCCCCGGGCTGGTCACTGGATGCGCTGAAGTATATCTATGAGGTGCGCAATGCGGCGGCCAATGGCCATGAAACTTTGGATACGGATGCCAGCGCAGTAGCTGCCGCCGCTGGCGACCTGGCCTGCGAACGCTATGTGCTCAGTAAGGGTAAGCTGCAGATAGAAGTATTGAATAATCTGGATAAAGTAGCACCGGTGGGGGCGTTGCTGTTCGCCGCCTGGCCTAATATTGAACAGGCTACGGGGTTACCTGTCCGCGTACTGGCTATTACGCCGAAGAGAAAACAGTATATCTAAATGCTATTGCATTATTGAGCCGGATTGGTTATTGGTATATCAGGTCATAGAGGAACGTTTGGTGTTAGCCATGATAAAGAAATAG
It includes:
- a CDS encoding cyclase family protein translates to MSHQLWNIINELQSEKYEWVDLSHSLNNDSPYWAGIPEGSVELSKTVFDWGNPMLECLIQTFKFPGQFGTHIDFPGHFVKDAPLSEKFDVWHMLYPLVVIDISDKVREDVHYAVTVEDIKAFEAKYGDIPDGAFVALNAGWSKNWPDMDKLSGIDEDGNENAPGWSLDALKYIYEVRNAAANGHETLDTDASAVAAAAGDLACERYVLSKGKLQIEVLNNLDKVAPVGALLFAAWPNIEQATGLPVRVLAITPKRKQYI